Proteins encoded together in one Rhodospirillaceae bacterium window:
- the grxD gene encoding Grx4 family monothiol glutaredoxin yields the protein MSDNPVFDRIRDDIGSNDVVLYMKGTPVFPQCGFSAAVVQVLSHVGVKFKGIDILQDPSLRQGIKEFASWPTIPQLYVKGEFVGGCDIIREMYESGELQQLLKDKGVSTSQAA from the coding sequence ATGAGTGACAACCCCGTTTTCGACCGGATTCGCGACGATATCGGCAGCAATGACGTCGTGCTCTACATGAAGGGCACCCCGGTATTCCCGCAATGCGGCTTCTCCGCCGCCGTCGTGCAGGTGCTGAGCCATGTGGGCGTCAAGTTCAAAGGCATCGACATCCTGCAAGACCCCAGCCTGCGTCAGGGTATCAAGGAATTCGCCAGCTGGCCGACCATCCCCCAGCTCTATGTGAAGGGCGAGTTTGTCGGCGGCTGCGACATCATCCGCGAAATGTATGAATCGGGTGAGCTCCAGCAGCTCCTGAAGGACAAGGGCGTCAGCACCAGCCAGGCTGCCTGA
- a CDS encoding DUF1007 family protein, producing MRVLAWLVAVMSAAIPQAAMAHPHVFIDNRVTLLFADGAVTGFRTEWRFDEIFSADLLAQYDADGDGVFNAAESDQVRDGTLPNLKGFRYFTYAYVGGEDLGQLEPAAFKADIVDGVARFRFTYALPSPVDPRKSKFGVSIYDHEYYVEVLMAATEPLAIDGDAGGCQATVADDPEHAYYEGFVIPQMVAVGCP from the coding sequence ATGCGCGTCCTCGCCTGGCTCGTCGCGGTGATGTCGGCCGCAATCCCGCAGGCCGCGATGGCCCATCCCCACGTCTTTATCGACAACCGCGTCACCCTGCTGTTCGCCGATGGTGCGGTGACCGGCTTCCGCACCGAATGGCGCTTTGACGAGATATTCAGCGCGGATCTTTTGGCGCAATATGATGCTGATGGTGACGGCGTTTTCAACGCCGCCGAAAGCGACCAGGTGCGGGACGGGACATTGCCCAATCTGAAGGGCTTTCGCTATTTCACTTACGCCTATGTGGGTGGCGAGGATCTGGGGCAGCTTGAGCCAGCGGCGTTCAAGGCCGATATCGTCGATGGCGTGGCGCGATTCCGGTTCACCTACGCGCTGCCCAGTCCGGTCGATCCGCGCAAGAGCAAGTTCGGGGTCTCGATCTATGATCATGAATATTATGTCGAGGTCTTGATGGCGGCGACCGAACCGCTGGCGATCGACGGTGATGCCGGCGGCTGCCAGGCGACCGTCGCAGACGATCCCGAGCACGCTTATTACGAAGGATTCGTCATTCCGCAGATGGTCGCGGTCGGCTGCCCATGA
- a CDS encoding zinc ABC transporter substrate-binding protein codes for MALLAICLALAAPALADDKLKVVATFSILGDLTEKIGGDAIDLTTLVGPDEDAHAFDPTADAQRAVAGAKVLVANGLGFEPWLGRLVDAAAFKGVLVEATRGIEPLASGEEAHEGEEHEEHEGEAAEAGHDHDHGAVDPHAFQDPKLVLTYIDNIAAALAAAAPSQAAAFERNAAALKQQFRDLDADLMATIGALPAERKRILTSHDAFQYFGHAYGIAFVGVQGVSTDAEPSAQDLKQIVDQIRAGKITALFVENMNDPRFVETLAADTGIKVGGDLYSDALSAADGPASDLLSLFRHNQKELIKALQ; via the coding sequence ATGGCCTTGCTGGCTATCTGCCTGGCGCTGGCGGCGCCGGCACTGGCCGACGACAAGTTGAAGGTGGTGGCTACCTTTAGCATTCTGGGCGACCTCACCGAGAAGATCGGGGGTGATGCCATCGACCTTACCACCCTGGTCGGGCCGGACGAGGACGCCCATGCCTTCGATCCCACCGCGGATGCGCAGCGGGCGGTAGCCGGGGCCAAGGTCCTGGTCGCCAATGGCCTGGGATTCGAGCCCTGGCTCGGGCGCCTGGTCGATGCCGCGGCCTTCAAGGGCGTGCTGGTCGAGGCGACCCGGGGCATCGAGCCGCTGGCCAGTGGCGAAGAGGCGCATGAGGGTGAAGAACATGAGGAACATGAGGGCGAGGCGGCCGAGGCGGGGCATGACCATGACCATGGCGCAGTCGATCCGCATGCCTTCCAGGATCCCAAGCTGGTATTGACCTATATCGACAATATCGCGGCGGCATTGGCTGCGGCGGCGCCCTCGCAGGCGGCGGCGTTTGAGCGCAATGCCGCGGCATTGAAGCAGCAGTTCCGCGATCTCGATGCGGACCTCATGGCGACGATCGGCGCCCTGCCGGCGGAGCGGAAACGCATCCTTACCTCGCATGACGCCTTCCAGTATTTCGGCCATGCCTATGGCATCGCGTTTGTGGGTGTGCAGGGGGTGAGCACCGATGCGGAGCCGTCGGCGCAGGATCTGAAACAGATCGTCGATCAGATCCGCGCCGGCAAGATCACGGCGCTCTTCGTCGAGAACATGAACGATCCGCGCTTTGTCGAGACCCTGGCCGCCGATACCGGCATCAAGGTCGGGGGGGACCTTTACTCAGACGCCCTGTCCGCCGCCGATGGCCCGGCCAGCGACCTCTTGTCACTCTTTCGACATAACCAAAAGGAATTGATCAAAGCCCTGCAATAA
- a CDS encoding DeoR/GlpR transcriptional regulator, translating into MAQSPEVMSDLRLNARQARILEVLRRDQLLAVTQLAEALDVSGETIRRDLRLLSAKGLVEKSHGNVRWRDRSDDQPLQRRLLDNMAAKQIIALVIADEISDGESVFLDTGSTNIYVAQALKGRRNLTVVTNSAPIAQHLSTGEGNRVYLAGGELRADDSAAFGPAAIAFLQQFMVKTAIISASGLDAKLGVMDNHLCEADVSRSVLGHAERVIVGPITASSGGAAWWRPWALPTSIC; encoded by the coding sequence ATGGCTCAGTCGCCGGAAGTGATGTCGGACCTGAGGTTGAATGCGCGGCAGGCGCGAATTCTTGAGGTGCTGCGCCGCGATCAGCTGCTAGCGGTGACTCAATTGGCCGAAGCGCTGGACGTGTCGGGGGAGACGATCCGGCGCGATCTGCGGCTGCTCTCGGCCAAGGGTCTGGTCGAGAAGAGCCATGGTAATGTGCGCTGGCGCGACCGCAGCGACGACCAGCCCTTGCAGCGACGCCTGCTGGACAACATGGCGGCCAAGCAGATCATCGCTTTGGTCATCGCCGATGAGATCAGCGACGGGGAATCCGTCTTCCTCGATACCGGCTCGACCAACATCTATGTGGCACAGGCGCTGAAAGGCCGGCGCAACCTCACTGTCGTCACGAATTCGGCACCCATCGCGCAGCATCTGAGCACGGGGGAGGGGAACCGGGTCTATCTTGCCGGTGGCGAATTGCGGGCCGATGACAGTGCCGCATTCGGGCCGGCGGCGATCGCCTTCCTGCAGCAATTCATGGTGAAGACGGCGATCATCAGTGCGTCAGGCCTCGATGCCAAGCTCGGCGTCATGGACAATCATCTCTGTGAAGCGGATGTGTCGCGCTCGGTCCTGGGACATGCCGAGCGGGTGATCGTCGGGCCGATCACAGCAAGTTCAGGCGGCGCTGCCTGGTGGCGGCCGTGGGCTTTGCCGACGTCGATTTGCTGA
- the purL gene encoding phosphoribosylformylglycinamidine synthase subunit PurL, whose product MSVQSKITPEIVAEHGLSADEYKLVLEIMGREPSMTELGIFSVMWSEHCSYKSSRVHLKKLPTKAPWVIQGPGENAGVIDIGDGQAAIFKMESHNHPSFIEPYQGAATGVGGIMRDVFTMGARPIANLNALRFGEPNDPKTRHLVSGVVAGIGGYGNCMGVPTVGGEVNFHASYNGNILVNAMTVGLADTDKIFYSAAAGIGNPVIYVGAKTGRDGIHGATMASAEFTEDSEEKRPTVQVGDPFTEKLLLEACLELMATDAIVAIQDMGAAGLTSSSVEMSSKGGLGIELDLDKVPVRETRMTAYEIMLSESQERMLMVLKPAAMEKARAIFTKWELDFAEIGVLTNTGHLVLKKDGEVAADMPVAPLVDKAPVYERPWIPTPAQPVINAKDVPAPNDLLATLKKMVGSPDLSSRRWVWEQYDHLVMGQTAQRPGGDAAVVRVPGVPGKALAMSSDCTPRYVFADPKQGGAQAVAESWRNITAVGATPLAITDNMNFGNPQRPEIMGQFALSIEGMADACRALDYPVISGNVSLYNETNGKGILPTPTIGGVGVMKNVDRMATVAFKQAGDAVLVLGESKGWLGQSIFLRETQGKEEGAPPPVDLAAERRHGDFVRGLIVAGEIVTCHDVSDGGLLVALTEMAMAGNVGVTLTTPPSDVPAHGYWFGEDQARYVIAVSPANAAAIEAKAKAAGVPISRLGDTGGDAVVLDGRKMPIADLRQSHEAFLPTLMGAA is encoded by the coding sequence GTGAGCGTGCAGAGCAAGATCACCCCGGAAATCGTGGCCGAACATGGCCTGAGTGCCGATGAATACAAACTCGTGCTGGAGATCATGGGCCGCGAGCCCAGCATGACCGAGCTTGGCATCTTCTCGGTCATGTGGTCGGAGCATTGCTCCTATAAATCATCCCGCGTGCATCTGAAGAAGCTGCCGACCAAGGCCCCCTGGGTCATCCAGGGGCCGGGCGAGAATGCCGGCGTCATCGACATCGGCGACGGGCAGGCGGCGATCTTCAAGATGGAAAGCCACAACCATCCGAGCTTCATCGAACCCTATCAGGGGGCGGCGACTGGTGTGGGCGGCATCATGCGCGACGTGTTCACCATGGGTGCGCGGCCGATCGCCAATCTCAATGCGCTCCGCTTCGGCGAGCCCAATGATCCGAAGACGCGCCATCTGGTCAGCGGTGTCGTCGCCGGCATCGGCGGCTATGGCAATTGCATGGGTGTGCCAACGGTGGGCGGCGAGGTCAATTTCCACGCCAGCTATAACGGCAATATCCTCGTCAATGCGATGACGGTGGGTCTTGCCGACACCGACAAGATCTTCTATTCGGCGGCGGCCGGTATCGGCAATCCAGTGATCTATGTTGGCGCCAAGACCGGGCGTGACGGCATTCACGGCGCCACCATGGCGTCCGCTGAGTTCACCGAGGATTCGGAAGAGAAGCGCCCGACCGTGCAGGTCGGCGATCCGTTCACCGAAAAGCTGCTGCTGGAAGCCTGCCTTGAGCTGATGGCGACCGATGCGATCGTCGCCATCCAGGACATGGGTGCGGCCGGCCTTACCTCTTCGTCGGTCGAAATGTCGTCGAAGGGCGGGCTCGGCATCGAGCTTGATCTAGACAAGGTGCCGGTGCGCGAGACCAGGATGACGGCCTATGAAATCATGCTGTCGGAAAGCCAGGAGCGCATGCTCATGGTCTTGAAGCCGGCGGCGATGGAGAAGGCGCGGGCCATCTTCACGAAATGGGAGTTGGATTTCGCCGAGATCGGCGTGCTCACCAATACCGGCCATCTGGTGTTGAAGAAGGATGGCGAAGTTGCAGCCGATATGCCGGTGGCGCCGCTCGTCGACAAGGCGCCGGTCTATGAGCGGCCCTGGATTCCGACGCCGGCCCAGCCGGTGATCAATGCGAAGGACGTGCCGGCGCCCAACGATCTGCTGGCAACGCTAAAGAAGATGGTGGGTTCGCCCGATCTCTCCAGCCGCCGCTGGGTCTGGGAACAATATGATCACCTGGTCATGGGCCAGACGGCGCAGCGCCCGGGTGGCGATGCAGCTGTCGTGCGCGTGCCGGGTGTGCCGGGCAAGGCGCTGGCCATGAGCTCCGATTGCACGCCGCGTTATGTCTTTGCCGATCCGAAGCAGGGCGGGGCGCAGGCGGTGGCGGAAAGCTGGCGCAACATCACGGCGGTGGGGGCGACACCGCTCGCCATCACCGACAACATGAATTTCGGCAATCCGCAGCGGCCGGAGATCATGGGGCAGTTCGCGCTCTCGATCGAAGGCATGGCGGATGCCTGCCGTGCGCTCGACTATCCGGTCATCTCCGGCAACGTCTCGCTCTACAACGAGACCAACGGCAAGGGCATTCTGCCCACCCCCACCATCGGTGGCGTGGGTGTCATGAAGAATGTCGACCGCATGGCGACCGTTGCCTTCAAGCAGGCCGGCGATGCTGTGCTGGTGCTCGGCGAAAGCAAGGGCTGGCTCGGCCAGTCGATCTTCCTCCGTGAGACGCAGGGCAAGGAAGAGGGCGCGCCGCCGCCGGTCGATCTTGCCGCCGAACGTCGCCATGGAGATTTCGTGCGCGGGCTGATCGTCGCGGGCGAGATCGTGACCTGCCATGACGTCTCGGATGGTGGGCTGCTGGTGGCACTTACGGAAATGGCGATGGCCGGCAATGTCGGTGTGACACTGACGACGCCGCCATCGGATGTGCCTGCCCACGGCTACTGGTTCGGCGAAGACCAGGCGCGCTATGTGATCGCGGTGTCGCCAGCGAACGCGGCGGCGATCGAAGCCAAGGCGAAGGCGGCGGGTGTGCCGATCTCGCGGTTGGGCGACACCGGTGGCGACGCCGTGGTACTCGACGGTCGCAAGATGCCGATTGCCGATCTGCGGCAATCGCATGAAGCCTTTTTGCCGACCCTCATGGGTGCGGCGTAG
- the purS gene encoding phosphoribosylformylglycinamidine synthase subunit PurS, whose protein sequence is MKARIHVTLKSGVLDPQGRAIASALHALGFNNVDDVRQGKYIEVDLKESDKAKAKAAVDQMCGKLLANTVIENYSIDLVD, encoded by the coding sequence ATGAAGGCTCGCATCCACGTCACCCTCAAATCCGGCGTTCTTGATCCCCAGGGCCGCGCCATCGCCAGCGCGCTGCATGCGCTGGGCTTCAACAATGTCGATGATGTCCGCCAGGGCAAGTACATCGAAGTCGATCTCAAGGAGAGCGACAAGGCGAAGGCCAAGGCGGCGGTCGACCAGATGTGCGGCAAGCTGCTGGCCAATACCGTCATCGAGAATTACAGCATCGATCTGGTGGATTGA
- a CDS encoding phosphoribosylaminoimidazolesuccinocarboxamide synthase: MSRRRRIYEGKAKVLFEGPEPGTLVQYFKDDATAFNNQKKGTITGKGVLNNRISEYLMVKLGEIGIPTHFVRRLNMREQLVREVEIIPLEVVIRNVAAGSLAKRLGIAEGTQLPRSIIEYYYKSDELGDPMVSEEHITAFNWAMPQDLDEMLALSLRINDFLTGLLLGVGLRLVDFKLEFGRLYENEEMRIVLADEISPDNCRLWDVKTGEKLDKDRFRRDLGNVEEAYQEVARRLGILPEGGPRDMKGPSTMQ; the protein is encoded by the coding sequence ATGTCGCGCCGTCGCCGCATTTATGAAGGCAAGGCCAAGGTCCTGTTCGAGGGGCCGGAACCAGGTACTCTGGTGCAGTATTTCAAGGATGATGCGACCGCCTTCAACAACCAGAAGAAGGGCACCATCACCGGCAAGGGCGTCCTCAACAACCGCATTTCCGAATATCTGATGGTGAAGCTGGGCGAGATCGGCATCCCGACCCATTTTGTGCGCCGCCTCAACATGCGCGAGCAGCTGGTGCGGGAGGTCGAGATCATCCCCCTTGAGGTCGTGATCCGCAATGTGGCCGCCGGTTCGCTGGCCAAGCGCCTCGGCATTGCCGAGGGGACTCAGCTGCCGCGCTCGATCATCGAATATTACTATAAGTCGGATGAACTCGGCGACCCGATGGTCTCGGAAGAGCATATCACCGCCTTCAACTGGGCCATGCCGCAGGACCTCGACGAGATGCTGGCACTGTCGTTGCGCATCAACGATTTCCTGACCGGCCTGCTGCTGGGTGTCGGTTTGCGCCTGGTCGACTTCAAACTGGAGTTCGGCCGGCTCTATGAAAATGAAGAAATGCGCATTGTGCTGGCTGACGAGATCAGCCCCGACAATTGCCGCCTGTGGGACGTGAAGACCGGCGAGAAGTTGGATAAGGACCGTTTCCGCCGCGATCTCGGCAATGTGGAAGAGGCCTATCAGGAAGTGGCGCGGCGTCTGGGGATTCTGCCGGAAGGGGGCCCGCGCGACATGAAGGGCCCGAGTACGATGCAATAG
- a CDS encoding ATP-binding cassette domain-containing protein, producing MNDVAKVKLACRGVWKVFGRGAEAFMAGNPSPEALAPDAMAKAGLMAGVRDVTVEIGEGEIFIVMGLSGSGKSTLLRCMSRLVEPTAGEVLLEGKDLLKASEAELIDIRRHKMGMVFQHFALLPHLTVLDNVAFPLAIQKISKAEREQRAREVIELVGLGSRENAYPRQLSGGQQQRVGIARSLAVKPELWFLDEPFSALDPLIRGEMQDELIRLQRVLKKTMIFVTHDFDEAIQLADRSTDYVAAFTRNVQRAKVLTARSVMGPAGGVAATGAIRAGDKIADVAPMVINAGKPLAVVDEAGAVIGSLAPQAVIDTLIGQDVRA from the coding sequence ATGAATGACGTCGCCAAGGTGAAACTCGCCTGTCGCGGCGTGTGGAAGGTGTTCGGGCGCGGGGCGGAAGCCTTCATGGCGGGAAACCCGTCGCCGGAAGCACTGGCACCGGACGCGATGGCCAAGGCCGGGCTGATGGCCGGCGTGCGCGACGTCACGGTCGAGATCGGCGAAGGCGAGATCTTCATCGTGATGGGCCTGTCGGGGTCAGGCAAATCGACCCTGCTGCGCTGCATGTCGCGTCTCGTGGAGCCCACCGCCGGCGAAGTGCTGCTCGAGGGCAAGGACCTTTTGAAGGCCAGCGAAGCGGAACTGATCGATATCCGCCGCCACAAGATGGGTATGGTGTTCCAGCATTTCGCCCTGCTGCCGCATTTGACCGTGCTCGACAACGTGGCCTTTCCGCTGGCCATTCAGAAGATCTCGAAGGCGGAACGCGAACAGCGCGCGCGCGAGGTGATCGAACTGGTGGGTCTCGGCAGTCGCGAGAATGCCTATCCTCGGCAATTGTCGGGCGGCCAGCAGCAGCGCGTCGGCATCGCCCGGTCATTGGCGGTGAAGCCGGAGCTGTGGTTCCTCGATGAGCCATTCTCGGCGCTCGATCCGCTCATCCGCGGCGAAATGCAGGACGAGCTCATCCGCCTGCAGCGGGTGCTGAAGAAGACGATGATCTTCGTAACCCATGATTTCGACGAGGCGATCCAGCTCGCAGACCGCTCCACCGATTACGTGGCGGCCTTCACGCGCAATGTGCAGCGCGCCAAGGTGCTGACCGCGCGCAGCGTCATGGGGCCGGCGGGCGGTGTCGCCGCGACGGGTGCCATCCGCGCCGGCGACAAGATCGCCGATGTGGCGCCCATGGTCATCAATGCCGGCAAGCCGCTTGCCGTGGTGGATGAGGCGGGTGCCGTGATCGGGTCCCTGGCGCCGCAGGCGGTGATCGACACGTTGATTGGGCAGGACGTGCGCGCATGA
- a CDS encoding BolA family transcriptional regulator — MAMEASEIARLIKEALPDAAVTIEDLRGDGDHYAAQVVSSAFIGKSRVQQHQIVYAALKGRMGDELHALALQTSAPTA, encoded by the coding sequence ATGGCCATGGAAGCAAGCGAGATCGCCCGGCTGATCAAGGAAGCCCTGCCGGATGCCGCCGTCACGATCGAGGATCTGCGCGGCGATGGCGATCATTATGCGGCACAGGTCGTTTCCTCGGCCTTCATCGGCAAGTCGCGCGTGCAGCAGCACCAGATCGTATATGCCGCGCTGAAGGGTCGGATGGGCGACGAGTTGCACGCCCTGGCTTTGCAGACCTCGGCGCCGACGGCCTGA
- a CDS encoding ABC transporter permease subunit: MTALALRLGSAPRSYYWLLWLLLVVATYVLWSHPELAKPLIKYPRSLFVPLMAWISVASKWCVDNLSPFTRAVAAVIDVPFQLVISLLAKGFTNVSQEVVFPRFSWVGIVGAMSIAGYALGGLRLGILSFFCFLYIAIVGKWDSAMLTLASVALCVPIGIVCGLVFGILCFRFKSLDEWVIRPSLDVAQTMPAFAYLVPILLLFGFGPVPAMIATVIFATPPMVRATKLALEQVPEEITSMADMFGCTRRQRLWRVMIPTAKPLLMVGVNQVIMMTLNFVIIASMIGAGGLGFDVLVSLRRLDIGPAMEAGLAIVVVAIALDRMSIAAAHDDGRRSPEPGAGWARRHPYIVMAAVWLAVTTALGVGIAGFANVPEALTFSTKTFFDEIIKWININFFDLIEAFRAALLINVLNPFKNFLVDLPWVVVVAAAGLLGYQLAGWRLSLLVTLLMLFPVLTGLWEKTMITVYLCSISAFVSALIGIPIGAWASTRDWGNRLVTPVVDVLQTMPSLVFIIPVVMLFRIGDVTAMIAIVLFAVAAAIRYTNHGLRQVPPHLIEASVAIGCTPRQIFWRVKLPLAMPEIMLGINQTLLMALAMLVITALVGTRDLGQEVYISLAKADAGRGIVAGFCVAFLGIVADRLIVAGAKRVRRRLGLPDE, encoded by the coding sequence ATGACGGCGCTCGCCCTCAGGCTGGGTAGCGCGCCGCGGTCCTATTACTGGCTGCTGTGGCTGCTGCTGGTGGTCGCCACCTACGTGCTGTGGTCGCATCCGGAGCTTGCCAAGCCGCTGATCAAGTATCCGCGCAGCCTGTTCGTGCCGCTGATGGCGTGGATCAGTGTCGCCTCCAAATGGTGCGTCGACAATCTCAGCCCCTTCACCCGCGCCGTGGCGGCCGTGATCGACGTGCCGTTCCAACTGGTCATTTCGCTGCTTGCCAAGGGCTTCACGAATGTCAGCCAGGAAGTGGTCTTTCCGCGCTTCTCCTGGGTCGGCATCGTCGGCGCCATGTCGATCGCCGGCTATGCGCTGGGCGGTCTGCGCCTCGGTATCTTGAGCTTCTTCTGCTTTCTCTATATCGCCATCGTCGGCAAATGGGACAGCGCCATGCTGACCCTGGCGTCGGTGGCACTATGCGTGCCGATCGGCATCGTCTGCGGCCTGGTCTTCGGCATTCTGTGCTTCCGTTTCAAGTCGCTCGATGAATGGGTCATTCGCCCCTCGCTGGATGTCGCCCAGACCATGCCGGCCTTTGCCTATCTGGTGCCTATTCTACTGCTGTTCGGCTTCGGCCCGGTGCCGGCGATGATCGCCACCGTGATTTTCGCGACGCCACCGATGGTGCGGGCGACCAAGCTAGCGCTCGAACAGGTGCCCGAAGAAATCACCAGCATGGCCGACATGTTCGGCTGCACGCGCCGGCAGCGTCTGTGGCGGGTGATGATCCCGACTGCGAAGCCACTGCTGATGGTCGGCGTCAACCAGGTCATCATGATGACGCTCAATTTCGTCATTATAGCGTCGATGATCGGCGCGGGCGGCCTGGGCTTTGACGTGCTGGTGTCCCTGCGACGGCTGGATATCGGCCCGGCGATGGAGGCGGGCCTTGCTATCGTCGTCGTCGCCATCGCCCTCGACCGGATGAGCATCGCCGCCGCGCATGACGATGGACGCCGGTCGCCGGAACCGGGAGCCGGCTGGGCGCGTCGGCATCCCTATATCGTGATGGCAGCCGTCTGGCTGGCGGTTACGACGGCGCTGGGCGTTGGCATTGCCGGCTTTGCCAATGTGCCGGAGGCGCTCACCTTCTCCACGAAGACGTTCTTCGACGAGATCATCAAATGGATCAATATCAACTTCTTCGATCTGATCGAGGCGTTCCGGGCCGCCTTGCTGATCAACGTGCTCAACCCCTTCAAGAACTTTCTGGTCGATCTGCCCTGGGTCGTCGTCGTGGCGGCGGCCGGGCTGCTGGGCTATCAGCTGGCCGGTTGGCGCCTGTCGCTTCTCGTCACCCTTCTCATGCTGTTTCCTGTTCTGACGGGGTTGTGGGAGAAGACCATGATCACGGTCTATCTCTGCTCGATCTCGGCCTTCGTATCCGCATTGATCGGCATTCCAATCGGTGCCTGGGCGTCGACGCGCGATTGGGGTAACCGGCTGGTGACGCCGGTGGTCGATGTGCTGCAGACCATGCCAAGCCTCGTCTTCATCATCCCGGTCGTAATGCTGTTCCGTATCGGCGACGTGACGGCGATGATCGCCATCGTGCTGTTCGCCGTCGCAGCTGCGATCCGCTATACCAATCACGGCCTGCGGCAGGTACCGCCGCATCTCATCGAGGCGTCAGTTGCCATCGGCTGCACGCCGCGGCAGATCTTCTGGCGGGTCAAACTGCCGCTCGCCATGCCCGAAATCATGTTGGGCATCAATCAGACCTTGCTGATGGCGCTGGCCATGCTGGTGATCACAGCGCTGGTGGGAACGCGGGATCTGGGTCAGGAGGTCTACATTTCCCTGGCCAAGGCCGATGCCGGTCGCGGTATCGTGGCCGGATTCTGTGTTGCCTTCCTGGGTATTGTCGCGGATCGGTTGATCGTTGCCGGTGCGAAGCGCGTGCGGCGGCGCCTCGGGCTGCCTGATGAGTGA
- the purQ gene encoding phosphoribosylformylglycinamidine synthase subunit PurQ yields the protein MKAAIVVFPGSNRENDAKAALTQAMGSEPVMVWHRDTTLPKVDLVLVPGGFSYGDYLRCGAIAANSPVLREVKARAEAGMAVIGVCNGFQIITEAGLLPGVLLRNANLKFVCRNVGLRVETSNSRFTSGYKKGQVLSIPVAHHDGNYFADARTLDELEAEDRIAFRYCGPEGRLDSNYNPNGSTRHIAGILNKKRNVLGLMPHPENAIEPLHGSTDGKALFHSLVEAVS from the coding sequence ATGAAGGCGGCGATCGTCGTATTCCCCGGTTCCAATCGCGAAAACGATGCCAAGGCGGCGCTGACCCAGGCGATGGGCAGCGAGCCGGTCATGGTCTGGCATCGTGACACGACACTGCCCAAGGTCGACCTCGTGCTGGTCCCGGGCGGCTTCTCCTATGGTGACTATCTGCGCTGCGGCGCCATCGCCGCCAACTCGCCGGTTCTGCGCGAAGTGAAGGCGCGGGCGGAAGCTGGCATGGCCGTCATCGGTGTCTGCAATGGTTTCCAGATCATCACGGAAGCCGGCCTGCTGCCGGGCGTGCTGCTCAGGAACGCCAATCTCAAATTCGTCTGCCGCAATGTGGGCCTCCGGGTCGAGACATCGAATTCGCGCTTCACCTCCGGCTACAAAAAAGGCCAGGTCCTCTCCATTCCAGTCGCGCATCACGACGGCAATTATTTCGCCGACGCGCGCACACTGGATGAGCTGGAAGCCGAAGACCGGATCGCGTTCCGCTATTGCGGGCCCGAGGGTCGTCTCGACAGCAATTACAATCCCAACGGATCGACCCGGCACATCGCCGGCATTCTCAACAAGAAGCGCAATGTGCTGGGGCTGATGCCACATCCTGAGAACGCCATTGAACCGCTGCACGGCTCGACCGACGGCAAGGCCTTGTTCCACAGCCTGGTGGAGGCCGTGTCGTGA